The Legionella lansingensis DNA window GTCCAATGGTGAATAAGAATCGTTGTGTGATTTGGTAGCAAGTAGGTTGGTCATTTTAACCCAACCTACTTTGCTTAATATCATTAAAACAACAACGGCTGGGATAAAATCTCCATATCGTGCGCCAACAGCCGACGATTAGCACGGAAATAAGTCAGTGGTGAGTGCTCAAGCAAGTCGGAAAATTTTTCCATATAGATGCAAGCATAACGATCGACTTGATAGGCAAAATAGCTTTCTTCTGCACCTGAACGAAATACTCGTCCCCAATGTGCGTTGTAAAAAGTTTGTTCTTCCTGTAACAATTTGGTGATCTCTGCATCAAGCGTAGAAACTTGTTTTTGGATCTCAGCCATCTGCTCGTTATATCCAGTTGATTCTTCCTCTACATGACGGCTATAAAGTTCAATATGTCTTTGCTCTAGTACTTTTTTAAGATTCATCGCTTCAACGATTTTCTTTTCGACAGGAATGGCTCTTCTTTGTGAGTCTATCTCTTCACCGAGTTCTTCAACAACGAGTGCTGTACGCCAATTACAATCTTTTTTCAATCTGAGGATATCACCATAGATGTGGTCCCCAATATATAAGATTTCATCACCACTAATCGCTAAATCTGCGGTGAACTTCCTCGCATTGCCTCCCTGATAAACACCAGGAACAATAGGCCCATAGGTATTCGACATGCTACCATCTTCCGGGTCTATTGCTAGAAACCTTAAATTGTCATAGAAAAAGCGGGGCTTATGGGCTAAAGTAATGACAAATTCAAAAAGATCACGCCAATTCTCTCCTTCCTCTAAAAATGGGCTGATGGAATACCCCAACAAGAGATTGGTGTAATAGTATTCTGAGTTGGTCAGTAAAAAAAACTTTTTACCATAGCGAATGTAGCGTTTGAGCCCATCAACGACTTCTTTTTCGCGCAAAACGTATTCTTCCATGTGTGCTGTAATGTAGTCCTTCAAACTTCCATCTGCATGCGTACCATCAACAGCGCTTAACACATCCAGAGCAATACCCGTGTAACTGGGTAAATCATGTGGACGCTCATCTTTAAGATCGATGAGCTGACCATATAAAACGCAAAAAGCGATCGAGAAAGAGGTGTCAATCGCGATGTAATTGGGATCTTTTAAGTCAACATAAATACTGCGATAGATTTCTTTTTGTTCGGCAAAACTAATTTCTTTCGTACCATGGTAACTTTGGCGAATGGCAGCATAACGACTTAGTTTTAAAATATTACCGTTTTTACTATCAATAATTAGACCACGAATGGCATTATCAAAATCAAATTTAAATTTTCTTATATCTACCGGGTAATTTTTATCTTTGATTAACTTTTCAACCACTAACTTGTAAACAAGGGTCTCAAAATTTCTTGTATTGTAGCGTAGCAGCGTATGATCCATATCAAGACCAATGTACTTGATTTTTTTCATATTCAATATGCGGTTTACAAAAACTTTTTGATTCATTATTTTCCTCAAAATCTACTATTTGAAAGGTCTCGCATGAGATATACTTGTTTATTTTACTCCAATTTTCGGCTTTCAACTCAACACCCGAATTACCGTGGCTTGACCATGG harbors:
- a CDS encoding HAD-IG family 5'-nucleotidase, encoding MNQKVFVNRILNMKKIKYIGLDMDHTLLRYNTRNFETLVYKLVVEKLIKDKNYPVDIRKFKFDFDNAIRGLIIDSKNGNILKLSRYAAIRQSYHGTKEISFAEQKEIYRSIYVDLKDPNYIAIDTSFSIAFCVLYGQLIDLKDERPHDLPSYTGIALDVLSAVDGTHADGSLKDYITAHMEEYVLREKEVVDGLKRYIRYGKKFFLLTNSEYYYTNLLLGYSISPFLEEGENWRDLFEFVITLAHKPRFFYDNLRFLAIDPEDGSMSNTYGPIVPGVYQGGNARKFTADLAISGDEILYIGDHIYGDILRLKKDCNWRTALVVEELGEEIDSQRRAIPVEKKIVEAMNLKKVLEQRHIELYSRHVEEESTGYNEQMAEIQKQVSTLDAEITKLLQEEQTFYNAHWGRVFRSGAEESYFAYQVDRYACIYMEKFSDLLEHSPLTYFRANRRLLAHDMEILSQPLLF